A DNA window from Panthera tigris isolate Pti1 chromosome X, P.tigris_Pti1_mat1.1, whole genome shotgun sequence contains the following coding sequences:
- the TCEAL2 gene encoding transcription elongation factor A protein-like 2 isoform X3 — translation MRARKRRQNLNMEKLCNGNEGIPEKQGEMEYKEQPQDVGKPEETCTLKDKEKLENEGKTNHKGKTENEILKDNKKPRSVAKAKEGKPVSKGKSVSERKPESQGKPKEEGKPVSEGKPGNKGQPKEGEARSKGEPKEEKSENEGRPESQEKPKEEEKPANEPKTAGKRPAGDDVPKKAKRKTKKGLAQCLKEYKEAIHDMHLSNEEMIREFDEMARVEDEAGDNGGECCSGIGYLILM, via the exons ATGCGCGCCAG GAAAAGGAGGCAAAATCTCAACATGGAAAAACTCTGCAATGGAAATGAAGGAATACCTGAGAAGCAAGGAGAGATGGAATACAAAGAACAGCCACAGGATGTGGGAAAGCCAGAAGAAACTTGTACtctgaaagacaaggaaaagttagaaaatgaggggaaaacaaatcacaagggaaagacagaaaatgaaattctaaagGACAACAAAAAGCCAAGGAGTGTGGCAAAGGCAAAAGAAGGAAAGCCAGTGAGCAAGGGAAAATCAGTCAgtgagagaaagccagagagccagggaaagccaaaagaagaaggaaaacctgTGAGTGAGGGGAAGCCAGGGAACAAAGGACAGCCAAAAGAAGGAGAAGCAAGGAGCAAGGGAGAgccaaaagaggaaaaatcagagaatgagggaaggccagagagccaggaaaagccaaaagaagaagaaaaaccagcCAATGAACCAAAGACTGCAGGAAAGCGCCCAGCTGGGGATGATGTACCCAAGAAGgccaaaagaaaaaccaaaaagggATTGGCTCAGTGCCTCAAGGAATATAAAGAGGCCATACATGATATGCATTTGAGCAATGAGGAGATGATAAGAGAATTTGATGAGATGGCCAGGGTGGAGGATGAG GCTGGAGACAATGGTGGAGAATGCTGCAGTGGAATTGGCTACTTGATCTTAATGTGA
- the TCEAL2 gene encoding transcription elongation factor A protein-like 2 isoform X1 produces the protein MRARKRRQNLNMEKLCNGNEGIPEKQGEMEYKEQPQDVGKPEETCTLKDKEKLENEGKTNHKGKTENEILKDNKKPRSVAKAKEGKPVSKGKSVSERKPESQGKPKEEGKPVSEGKPGNKGQPKEGEARSKGEPKEEKSENEGRPESQEKPKEEEKPANEPKTAGKRPAGDDVPKKAKRKTKKGLAQCLKEYKEAIHDMHLSNEEMIREFDEMARVEDEVKKTKQKLGGFMWMQKSLQDPFHPRGPRELRGGCRAPQRGFEDIPFV, from the exons ATGCGCGCCAG GAAAAGGAGGCAAAATCTCAACATGGAAAAACTCTGCAATGGAAATGAAGGAATACCTGAGAAGCAAGGAGAGATGGAATACAAAGAACAGCCACAGGATGTGGGAAAGCCAGAAGAAACTTGTACtctgaaagacaaggaaaagttagaaaatgaggggaaaacaaatcacaagggaaagacagaaaatgaaattctaaagGACAACAAAAAGCCAAGGAGTGTGGCAAAGGCAAAAGAAGGAAAGCCAGTGAGCAAGGGAAAATCAGTCAgtgagagaaagccagagagccagggaaagccaaaagaagaaggaaaacctgTGAGTGAGGGGAAGCCAGGGAACAAAGGACAGCCAAAAGAAGGAGAAGCAAGGAGCAAGGGAGAgccaaaagaggaaaaatcagagaatgagggaaggccagagagccaggaaaagccaaaagaagaagaaaaaccagcCAATGAACCAAAGACTGCAGGAAAGCGCCCAGCTGGGGATGATGTACCCAAGAAGgccaaaagaaaaaccaaaaagggATTGGCTCAGTGCCTCAAGGAATATAAAGAGGCCATACATGATATGCATTTGAGCAATGAGGAGATGATAAGAGAATTTGATGAGATGGCCAGGGTGGAGGATGAGGTAAAGAAAACCAAGCAGAAATTGGGGGGGTTTATGTGGATGCAAAAAAGTTTACAGGACCCCTTCCACCCAAGGGGCCCAAGGGAACTCAGGGGTGGTTGCAGGGCCCCACAAAGGGGCTTTGAAGACATTCCTTTTGTGTAG
- the TCEAL2 gene encoding transcription elongation factor A protein-like 2 isoform X2, with protein MEKLCNGNEGIPEKQGEMEYKEQPQDVGKPEETCTLKDKEKLENEGKTNHKGKTENEILKDNKKPRSVAKAKEGKPVSKGKSVSERKPESQGKPKEEGKPVSEGKPGNKGQPKEGEARSKGEPKEEKSENEGRPESQEKPKEEEKPANEPKTAGKRPAGDDVPKKAKRKTKKGLAQCLKEYKEAIHDMHLSNEEMIREFDEMARVEDEVKKTKQKLGGFMWMQKSLQDPFHPRGPRELRGGCRAPQRGFEDIPFV; from the coding sequence ATGGAAAAACTCTGCAATGGAAATGAAGGAATACCTGAGAAGCAAGGAGAGATGGAATACAAAGAACAGCCACAGGATGTGGGAAAGCCAGAAGAAACTTGTACtctgaaagacaaggaaaagttagaaaatgaggggaaaacaaatcacaagggaaagacagaaaatgaaattctaaagGACAACAAAAAGCCAAGGAGTGTGGCAAAGGCAAAAGAAGGAAAGCCAGTGAGCAAGGGAAAATCAGTCAgtgagagaaagccagagagccagggaaagccaaaagaagaaggaaaacctgTGAGTGAGGGGAAGCCAGGGAACAAAGGACAGCCAAAAGAAGGAGAAGCAAGGAGCAAGGGAGAgccaaaagaggaaaaatcagagaatgagggaaggccagagagccaggaaaagccaaaagaagaagaaaaaccagcCAATGAACCAAAGACTGCAGGAAAGCGCCCAGCTGGGGATGATGTACCCAAGAAGgccaaaagaaaaaccaaaaagggATTGGCTCAGTGCCTCAAGGAATATAAAGAGGCCATACATGATATGCATTTGAGCAATGAGGAGATGATAAGAGAATTTGATGAGATGGCCAGGGTGGAGGATGAGGTAAAGAAAACCAAGCAGAAATTGGGGGGGTTTATGTGGATGCAAAAAAGTTTACAGGACCCCTTCCACCCAAGGGGCCCAAGGGAACTCAGGGGTGGTTGCAGGGCCCCACAAAGGGGCTTTGAAGACATTCCTTTTGTGTAG
- the BEX5 gene encoding protein BEX5 produces the protein MESVPQESKGEDQTPVQNEEEAHPLGGGEGQEPRGNIRAGWAPPAHDGREDMPNRLVYNLHMIDGDADDMERFMEEMRELRRKIRELQLRYSLRILIGDPPHHDHHDEFCLMP, from the coding sequence atggAAAGTGTCCCCCAGGAAAGCAAAGGAGAAGATCAGACTCCAGTGCAGAATGAAGAAGAAGCTCACCCTTTGGGAGGTGGTGAAGGCCAGGAGCCTAGAGGAAATATTAGAGCGGGTTGGGCCCCACCTGCCCACGATGGTAGAGAGGACATGCCCAATAGGCTGGTCTATAACCTTCACATGATAGACGGAGATGCAGATGATATGGAACGGTTCATGGAGGAGATGAGAGAATTAAGGAGGAAAATTAGGGAACTTCAGCTGAGGTACAGTTTGCGCATACTTATAGGAGATCCCCCTCACCATGACCATCATGATGAGTTTTGCCTTATGCCTTGA